Below is a window of Methylosinus sp. PW1 DNA.
CCTAGGATGAACATCGAGGCCGATCATTTTCTTTCGCAACGTATTGCGATTGAGACCGAGCAATTCGGCGGCTTTGATCTGGTGACCGCCAGTGGCCGCTAACGCCTCCGTGATCAGTGGCGCTTCAATCTCGCGGATGACACGGTGATACAGGCCTGGCCTGGGCAGGCGATCGCCGCAGTCCTCAAATAGCTTTCTCAAGACGGGTTTGACCGCGCCAGCGAACGGCGGTTCTTCGCCAACCAGTGAGCGAACAACAGCGCCGCCGAGCTCGTATTGCAGTTCCTGCTCGACAAGTTGCTCCGTTATGATGCTCTGCGGATGAAGAATGGCGATGCGACGAATGAAATTTTCCAGCTCGCGTATATTCCCTGGCCAGCGATAGCGCTTCATGCAATCGAGGGCCCGTGGATCGACATGTTTCGGCGCTGATCCTTCTCTGGCCAAGATTTTCAGGAAGTGATGGACGATATCCGGAATGTCCTCTGTGCGCTCGCGCAAAGGCGGTACGCGCAGAGGCGCTACGTTCAATCGGAAATATAGATCCTCGCGAAACAGACCGTGCCGAACGAGCGCGCGCAGGTCCTTACTGGTAGCGGCGACGATACGGACACTCGTCTTGACGGGCGCACGACCGCCGAGGGTCACATATTCGCCCCGCTCGAGAACGCGCAAGAGTTGCGCCTGCGCCTCCATCGGCAATTCGCCGATTTCGTCGAGAAACAAGGCGCCACCTTCGGCCTCCGCGAAACGGCCGCCCCAGCAGGATTCAGTGCAGCCGAATCCCCTCGGATCGTGCCCGAATAACTCGCTCTCGATCTGCTCTTGCGGAATAGCCGCCAAATTGACGCCGACGAACGGGCCTCCGCTGCGTTTGCCTTGCGCCTGAAGGGTGCGCGCAATCGCCTCCTTGCCCGTGCCGAACTCACCCTCGATCATTACCGCGAAATCCGTCCGAGCGAGATGGGCGAGCAAGCGATGAATGTCCTGCATGGCTTGCGAGCATCCGTTTAACGGGATCCCCGCGATCTCATCGTAAAGGCGCAGCTCGTTCTTTTCGCGCGGCTCGGCAATAGCGCGACCTACGACGCCAATCAGTTCTTTTGCATCGAACGGCTTGGGCAGATAGCCATAGGCGCTGTGCTCGCAGGCGGGGATTGCGGTCACAAGATCACTCTGCGCGCCCGTCACGATGATAGGGAGGTCTGGCCGCAGCTTCTTGATGCGTGGCAGCAGCTCATAGGCGCTCTGCTCTGGCGTGGCAGTGTCGGTCACCACGAGATCGCCTTCACCCGATTGCACCCACCGCCACAAGGTCGCCGCCGCTGCAGTCGCGCGCACTTCGTAACCCGCGCTCGAGAGCGCCTGCGCTACGGCGATCCGGTCCGCGGCGTTATCGTCGGCAATGATAATTTCGCCCTGAGCCATTCCGCCGCCCTCGAATATCGGAGAGAGATCTTTCACCACAAGATGGGCGTTTCTTCCTGGCCAAATTCGAGGACTATCAGTAACAACGCTAGAATCAGAATGGCGGAGGCGACTCCGAGCAGATCATATGTCAGCCCTCGCCCATGCGCCTTATACGGCCCAGCCGTATGCCTTTGTGGCTGCAACATGCTCATGCTGTCCCTCGTTCGACGCGAGGCGCAAACTGCGGCGAAATGGGATAAAGATTCCATATGTCTTTGATCGCTCGCCCATAAGGGCAGCATAAAGGAGACTCGTCCTCTGCAAGGCGAACCGAGAATTGGACAACTCGATGGCTTTGGCCGTGCGGATTGTAGCGGAAGCTCTATGCAGCCATTCCGTTCTTCCTGGTGTGCAACTGCTCCGGTCCGAGGTGTGTGTTTCGGCGGAGCATCTTCGAGTTTCGATGTCCTGTGATGAAACCGCCATTCCGACCGCTTCGAGGATGCAAGCGGCTGACGCCGACCTTCACGTGTTGAGCGCAACGACCTGGGCTATAATCGCACGAAGGCGGACCGCATCTGAATCCTCCTTCGACAGTCGTTCAGCCAGGACACGGATCAAGTCGGCGTCGAACTCCGGGAGAGCCTCACCGCTCTCGGCATCTTGCGCCTCAATGGCCTTCCCCTCCAATGCAGCCGCTAGCAGCTTTTCGACGCGCTTGGCCGCCTCGAGCGAAGGGTCGCGTTGGACATGGGCGTAAATGGCCGTCGACCTGAGATTCGCATGTCCCAAGATTGCGCCCGTCAATGCCAATGCCTCACCGCTCGACGTGGCAGTTGATCCGAGCGTGT
It encodes the following:
- a CDS encoding sigma-54-dependent Fis family transcriptional regulator — encoded protein: MAQGEIIIADDNAADRIAVAQALSSAGYEVRATAAAATLWRWVQSGEGDLVVTDTATPEQSAYELLPRIKKLRPDLPIIVTGAQSDLVTAIPACEHSAYGYLPKPFDAKELIGVVGRAIAEPREKNELRLYDEIAGIPLNGCSQAMQDIHRLLAHLARTDFAVMIEGEFGTGKEAIARTLQAQGKRSGGPFVGVNLAAIPQEQIESELFGHDPRGFGCTESCWGGRFAEAEGGALFLDEIGELPMEAQAQLLRVLERGEYVTLGGRAPVKTSVRIVAATSKDLRALVRHGLFREDLYFRLNVAPLRVPPLRERTEDIPDIVHHFLKILAREGSAPKHVDPRALDCMKRYRWPGNIRELENFIRRIAILHPQSIITEQLVEQELQYELGGAVVRSLVGEEPPFAGAVKPVLRKLFEDCGDRLPRPGLYHRVIREIEAPLITEALAATGGHQIKAAELLGLNRNTLRKKMIGLDVHPRLSKL